A stretch of the Trichocoleus sp. FACHB-46 genome encodes the following:
- the urtD gene encoding urea ABC transporter ATP-binding protein UrtD → MNSKILEIENLTVSFDGFKALKQLNFSMDTGELRVVIGPNGAGKTTFLDVITGKVKPTEGRVLFKGRNLRSLSEHQIARFGVGRKFQTPRIYLNLSVRDNLAIAGSRAKSVFSTLWGRASTAERRRIGGLLETIGLATKADGLAGLLSHGEKQRLEIGMLVAQSPDLLLVDEPVAGLTDEETANIGDLLLALAESHSILVIEHDMEFVRQIARQVTVLHEGSVLCEGTIEEVQSDPRVIEVYLGQQSEMPAAAVKEEISAT, encoded by the coding sequence ATGAACAGCAAAATTCTGGAAATTGAGAATCTTACCGTTAGCTTCGATGGCTTCAAAGCTCTGAAGCAGCTTAACTTCAGCATGGACACTGGCGAACTCCGAGTGGTGATTGGCCCCAACGGTGCAGGTAAAACCACCTTTCTGGATGTGATCACAGGTAAAGTCAAGCCTACTGAAGGGCGAGTACTATTTAAGGGCCGCAACTTGCGATCGCTCTCGGAGCATCAGATTGCCCGTTTCGGTGTGGGTCGCAAGTTCCAAACTCCCCGCATCTATCTCAACCTCTCGGTGCGAGATAACTTAGCGATCGCGGGCAGTCGGGCCAAATCTGTCTTCTCGACTTTGTGGGGGCGAGCCTCTACGGCAGAGCGGCGTAGAATTGGCGGATTGCTAGAAACCATTGGCTTAGCGACCAAGGCCGATGGCTTAGCGGGGTTGCTCTCCCACGGTGAAAAGCAGCGTCTAGAAATTGGCATGCTCGTGGCGCAATCGCCAGATTTGTTGTTAGTAGACGAGCCTGTGGCAGGTCTGACCGATGAAGAAACTGCCAATATTGGGGATCTACTGTTGGCATTGGCTGAAAGTCATTCGATTTTGGTGATCGAGCACGACATGGAATTTGTGCGCCAGATTGCTCGGCAGGTCACCGTTCTGCACGAGGGGTCGGTGCTCTGCGAAGGTACCATCGAAGAAGTACAAAGCGATCCGCGTGTGATTGAAGTGTATCTAGGTCAACAGTCAGAGATGCCTGCTGCAGCGGTTAAAGAGGAGATCAGCGCCACATGA
- a CDS encoding ATP-binding protein translates to MERLHHLQPKILVFTFGASLVPVIFLVGAAWQFGHQPLKDLEKVRLNDQVQAFRGYTAASEKGLQDLAAGYAFWTDLYDAVQQRNRAWITKEVSDQLVFSTDVDAVKVTSQAGDVLGSRGAELQLPAVQERISRLVKTGKTTQDLIQTDVAPQAQSNSAAKLGPQRQVLMLSVAPIYQSDGKGASPGTLIVGQVLDAVWLQKFLTFSQPTTKLKIFSLQGQPIVASHSDLKLDVWEANHFSTEVLPKIRQGQSVYRIEPQSGLNTVYAPLMSSNRPVAIAKIQIVSGYFSQALTALSQLLWGGLGLATLLSIAIAHFLAKQISQPIKQLAERSQTLAAGDLSSPIPGMTAGGEIGQLACSYQEMAGSLKTLINDLEHRVAERTEELELARQTLEERVQERTEEVRQQHQQLQQAHDELQRLNTEVTAKAEQLSIALRNLQKAQAQLIQTEKMSSLGQLVAGVAHEINNPINFIYGNLPYISRYSRDLLDLVQQYTQRYGHDPEIQQRKDAIEFNFITTDLPKILTSMETGADRIRQIILSLRNFSRLDEAEMKPANLHEGIDSTLLILQHRLNEEAHNFSSIQVIKQYGPLPPVECYPRQLNQVFMNLLSNAIDALESCSRPDKQILIQTQMCPDNQVQVSIRDNGPGIPSEIQEKLFDPFFTTKPVGKGTGLGLTVAYQILERHQGQIHVISTPGAGTEVTIDLPQAATSLPIAV, encoded by the coding sequence GTGGAGAGACTGCATCACCTCCAACCCAAAATTTTGGTGTTTACCTTTGGCGCCTCGCTAGTTCCCGTCATTTTTCTGGTGGGTGCTGCTTGGCAATTTGGGCATCAGCCACTCAAGGATTTAGAGAAAGTGCGGTTGAATGATCAAGTCCAAGCCTTTCGAGGTTATACGGCTGCTAGCGAAAAAGGATTACAAGATTTAGCCGCAGGTTATGCCTTCTGGACTGACTTGTACGATGCGGTACAACAGCGCAACCGAGCTTGGATCACTAAGGAAGTCAGCGATCAATTGGTTTTCTCCACGGACGTAGATGCGGTAAAAGTTACAAGTCAAGCTGGAGATGTTTTAGGCAGTCGGGGGGCAGAGTTACAGTTGCCTGCGGTGCAAGAGCGCATCAGTCGTTTGGTTAAAACTGGAAAAACTACCCAAGACTTAATTCAGACTGATGTAGCGCCTCAAGCTCAGAGCAATTCTGCTGCAAAGCTAGGCCCGCAACGTCAAGTGTTGATGCTGTCTGTCGCGCCTATTTATCAAAGTGATGGCAAGGGAGCTTCACCTGGCACGCTCATTGTGGGACAAGTTCTGGATGCAGTTTGGTTACAGAAATTTCTCACGTTTTCTCAACCAACCACCAAGCTGAAGATTTTCTCGCTGCAAGGTCAGCCTATCGTCGCGAGTCATAGCGATCTGAAGCTAGATGTTTGGGAAGCCAATCATTTCAGCACCGAAGTTTTGCCCAAAATTCGCCAAGGTCAATCTGTCTATCGCATCGAGCCTCAATCAGGACTCAACACAGTTTATGCACCACTGATGTCGAGCAATCGGCCTGTGGCGATCGCCAAAATTCAGATTGTTTCTGGTTACTTTAGCCAAGCCCTTACGGCCCTCAGCCAATTGCTTTGGGGTGGGTTAGGGTTGGCAACATTGCTCTCGATCGCGATCGCTCATTTTCTGGCCAAACAAATCAGCCAACCGATCAAGCAACTAGCAGAACGCAGCCAAACTTTAGCCGCTGGAGACTTAAGCAGTCCCATTCCAGGCATGACCGCAGGCGGTGAAATCGGCCAACTTGCCTGTTCTTATCAGGAGATGGCTGGCTCGCTCAAAACCTTGATTAATGACCTAGAGCACAGGGTAGCCGAACGCACCGAAGAATTGGAACTGGCGCGGCAAACTCTCGAAGAACGAGTACAAGAGCGCACCGAAGAAGTGCGACAACAACATCAACAGTTGCAGCAAGCCCATGATGAATTGCAGCGGTTGAACACCGAAGTCACCGCCAAAGCTGAGCAACTCAGCATCGCGTTACGCAATTTGCAAAAAGCCCAAGCCCAGTTAATTCAAACGGAGAAGATGTCTAGTTTGGGGCAGTTGGTGGCAGGAGTCGCCCACGAAATCAACAACCCGATCAATTTCATCTACGGCAACTTGCCTTACATCAGCCGTTACAGCCGCGATTTACTCGATCTGGTGCAACAATATACCCAGCGCTACGGCCACGATCCAGAAATTCAACAACGCAAAGACGCGATCGAGTTTAATTTCATCACCACGGATCTGCCCAAGATTCTCACTTCAATGGAAACGGGAGCCGATCGCATTCGCCAAATTATTCTGTCTTTACGCAACTTCTCGCGGCTGGACGAAGCGGAGATGAAACCAGCCAATCTTCACGAAGGCATTGATAGCACCTTGCTGATTTTGCAGCATCGCCTGAATGAGGAAGCGCATAACTTTAGCTCGATTCAAGTGATTAAGCAATACGGCCCGCTACCGCCAGTGGAGTGCTATCCCCGACAGCTTAACCAAGTTTTTATGAATCTCTTGAGCAATGCGATCGATGCCCTGGAAAGCTGCTCTCGCCCAGACAAGCAAATTCTGATTCAGACACAAATGTGTCCCGATAATCAGGTACAGGTGAGCATCCGCGACAATGGCCCTGGTATTCCGTCAGAAATCCAAGAGAAGCTATTTGACCCCTTTTTTACCACCAAACCTGTGGGCAAAGGTACAGGTCTGGGCTTGACGGTGGCTTATCAAATTTTGGAGCGGCACCAAGGCCAAATTCACGTCATCTCGACTCCTGGAGCAGGTACAGAAGTGACGATTGATCTACCCCAGGCAGCCACATCCTTGCCGATAGCGGTATGA
- the urtC gene encoding urea ABC transporter permease subunit UrtC codes for METAIGNRGIDWRRHRKLLMEIGIVGAIALGLILVMPLLLTGFRLNLLGRFLALAIAALGIDLIWGYTGLLSLGHGVFFALGGYALAMHLKLQIPPDASIQLPEFMSLYGVTKLPVFWQPFYSFPFTAFAIVLIPGLLAAVLGYLVFRNRIRGVYFSILTQAATIIFFNLFNGQQKFINGTNGLTDFRTLFGATVSAPQTQFIFYVVTVLLLVAAYALCRWLTTGRFGNLLVAIRDDESRVRFSGYDPTGFKVLVFAVSAGLAGLAGAMFTLQTGIISPKAMDIAFSIEMVIWVAVGGRASLVGAVLGALLVNYGKSLLSERFPDIWLFFQGALFLLVVMVLPNGLVGWLRHQGMQQLRSLLGRRPAVMTYPSLETDPDVEQERQKLSKHD; via the coding sequence GTGGAGACAGCAATTGGGAATCGAGGGATAGATTGGCGCAGGCATCGCAAACTGCTGATGGAAATTGGCATTGTGGGCGCGATCGCGCTGGGCCTCATTTTAGTGATGCCGCTTTTACTGACTGGTTTTCGGTTGAATTTGTTAGGGCGATTTTTAGCGCTGGCGATCGCAGCCTTAGGGATTGACTTAATCTGGGGCTACACAGGTTTACTGAGCTTGGGGCATGGTGTATTTTTTGCCTTAGGCGGTTATGCCTTAGCTATGCACTTGAAGTTGCAGATTCCACCGGATGCCAGCATCCAGTTACCAGAGTTCATGAGCTTGTATGGCGTCACCAAGCTTCCTGTGTTTTGGCAACCCTTTTATTCATTTCCCTTTACAGCATTCGCGATCGTGCTGATTCCGGGGTTGCTGGCAGCCGTACTGGGATATTTAGTTTTCCGCAATCGCATTCGCGGTGTGTATTTCTCGATCCTCACTCAAGCCGCCACAATCATCTTTTTCAATCTCTTCAACGGTCAACAGAAGTTCATCAACGGCACCAACGGCCTCACAGACTTCCGCACTTTGTTTGGAGCTACAGTCAGCGCTCCCCAAACCCAATTTATCTTCTATGTCGTCACTGTTTTACTGTTGGTCGCCGCTTACGCCCTTTGCCGTTGGCTGACCACGGGGCGCTTTGGTAACTTGTTGGTGGCGATTCGAGATGACGAGAGCCGGGTGCGCTTCTCTGGCTATGATCCCACCGGATTCAAGGTTTTGGTTTTTGCAGTTTCCGCAGGTCTGGCAGGCTTGGCGGGAGCTATGTTTACCCTGCAAACGGGCATCATCTCACCCAAAGCAATGGATATTGCCTTCTCGATTGAGATGGTGATTTGGGTTGCCGTAGGAGGACGCGCTTCTCTAGTCGGTGCTGTACTGGGTGCTCTCCTCGTTAACTATGGCAAAAGCTTATTGAGCGAACGCTTTCCGGATATTTGGCTCTTTTTTCAAGGAGCTTTGTTTCTCCTGGTAGTGATGGTGCTGCCCAACGGTTTGGTCGGTTGGTTGCGCCACCAAGGGATGCAACAACTGCGATCGCTCTTAGGCCGCCGCCCCGCTGTCATGACCTATCCCAGTCTCGAAACCGATCCCGACGTTGAGCAAGAACGTCAAAAGCTTAGCAAACATGATTAG
- the urtE gene encoding urea ABC transporter ATP-binding subunit UrtE: protein MMNSANTAIAPEIATTPSPMLQVAGLNVYYGESHILRQVDLSVPVGKMVCLIGRNGVGKTTLLKTVMGLLQPRSGNIYLAGNVINSKSPDQRARLGIGYVPQGREIIPRLTVKENLLLGLEACSDRKTRQQAEIPAEIFELFPVLKTMLSRQGGDLSGGQQQQLAIARALMGKPRLLVLDEPTEGIQPSIILEIEAAVRRIIAETGISVLLVEQHLHFVRQADWYYAMQKGGIVASGSTQELSNDVIQQFLAV from the coding sequence ATGATGAATTCAGCTAACACCGCGATCGCCCCAGAAATCGCCACAACTCCGTCTCCCATGCTTCAGGTTGCGGGCCTTAACGTCTACTACGGCGAGAGCCACATTCTGCGCCAGGTTGATCTTAGTGTTCCAGTGGGCAAGATGGTTTGCTTGATTGGGCGCAATGGTGTGGGCAAAACCACCCTGCTCAAGACCGTAATGGGTTTGCTGCAACCCCGGAGCGGCAACATTTATTTAGCGGGAAATGTGATTAACTCCAAATCCCCCGACCAAAGAGCTAGGCTCGGTATTGGTTATGTGCCGCAAGGTCGAGAGATCATTCCTCGCTTGACCGTGAAAGAGAACTTGTTGTTAGGTCTGGAAGCTTGTAGCGATCGCAAAACTCGGCAGCAGGCAGAAATCCCTGCCGAAATCTTTGAGCTGTTTCCGGTACTGAAGACCATGCTCTCCCGACAAGGAGGAGACTTAAGTGGTGGTCAACAACAACAACTGGCGATCGCCCGTGCCTTGATGGGCAAACCCCGCTTACTCGTTTTAGATGAACCCACTGAAGGCATTCAACCCTCCATCATTTTGGAAATCGAAGCGGCAGTACGGCGGATCATTGCGGAAACGGGGATCTCGGTGCTGCTAGTTGAGCAACATCTCCACTTTGTCCGTCAAGCCGATTGGTACTACGCCATGCAAAAAGGTGGCATTGTCGCGTCTGGCTCCACCCAAGAACTCAGCAACGACGTAATTCAACAATTTTTGGCCGTGTAA
- a CDS encoding SemiSWEET transporter, translating to MDAVTLLGLVAAALTTTAFLPQLLKTWRSKSAKDVSLWMLITFSTGVFLWLIYGLYIQSLPVIIANSVTFVLSSINLILKIRYES from the coding sequence ATGGATGCTGTGACATTGCTGGGTCTCGTAGCTGCCGCCTTAACGACTACCGCTTTTCTGCCACAACTGCTCAAAACTTGGCGCTCTAAATCCGCCAAAGATGTTTCGCTATGGATGCTGATTACGTTTTCCACCGGAGTTTTTCTTTGGTTGATCTATGGTCTCTACATTCAGTCTTTGCCTGTGATTATTGCTAACTCGGTTACTTTTGTTTTGTCATCAATTAATTTGATTTTGAAAATTCGCTACGAATCCTAA